A genomic stretch from Arachis stenosperma cultivar V10309 chromosome 3, arast.V10309.gnm1.PFL2, whole genome shotgun sequence includes:
- the LOC130967697 gene encoding B3 domain-containing transcription factor VRN1-like: MPRPSFHKLVLPSTIQSRQLRIPDTFLNRYGADLSSIATFSVPDGSIWRVRLKKLDNGFWFVDGWAEFVQRYSIGVGYLIVFRYEGKSTFIVRIFNLATSEISYQSPVRSSNEGAYFANRLKIFEELEDEDSAEYSSPSLTPGALQSKFTPEKNYTPPPLQNLFNGSKLNSVNWGDSANTLSSRSANSLDSQLTRDIGVQFNAIEFKRSTDELKLRTSVGEKEKKAPRKKRKSDGQEPSEDQEEEAEMRFRFYESASARKRTVTAEERERAVNAAKAFEPLNPFCRVVLRPSYLYRGCIMYLPSCFAEKHLNEVSGFIKLQLSDGRQWPVRCLYRGGRAKLSQGWFEFAIENNLGEGDVCVFELLPMKEVILQVTLFRVTEDDGFFSPPPLHQLQASQNLVSQSKMLNAHMHQRLGSGKLIRN; this comes from the exons AGGATTCCAGATACTTTTCTGAATAGATATGGAGCTGACCTTTCTTCAATTGCTACCTTCTCAGTTCCTGATGGCAGCATTTGGCGTGTCAGATTAAAGAAGTTGGACAATGGATTTTGGTTTGTTGATGGTTGGGCAGAATTCGTTCAGCGCTACTCCATCGGTGTTGGATACTTGATAGTATTCCGATACGAAGGAAAGTCGACTTTCATTGTTCGTATCTTTAATTTGGCCACTTCTGAGATAAGCTATCAGTCACCCGTACGAAGCAGTAACGAAGGGGCTTACTTTGCAAACCGTCTTAAGATTTTTGAAGAATTGGAAGATGAAGACTCCGCTGAATATTCATCACCTAGCCTTACTCCTGGTGCATTGCAAAGTAAATTTACCCCTGAGAAGAATTATACTCCTCCACCATTGCAGAATCTATTTAATGGGTCCAAACTTAATAGCGTAAACTGGGGCGATAGTGCAAACACCCTCTCTTCAAGAAGTGCCAATTCGCTAGACAGTCAGTTGACCAGAGATATAGGTGTTCAGTTTAATGCAATTGAGTTTAAAAGGTCTACTGACGAATTGAAGTTGCGTACTTCTGTTGGCGAAAAGGAGAAGAAAGCTCCAAGAAAGAAGCGAAAATCAG ATGGCCAGGAACCCTCTGAGGACCAAGAAGAGGAGGCAGAGATGCGGTTTAGATTCTATGAAAGTGCATCGGCAAGAAAAAGAACTGTGACAGCAGAGGAAAGAGAAAGGGCCGTCAATGCAGCGAAGGCATTCGAACCACTTAATCCTTTCTGTCGTGTTGTCCTGCGGCCGTCCTACTTGTATAGGGGATGCATAATG taTTTGCCATCTTGCTTCGCGGAAAAGCATTTGAACGAGGTTTCAGGATTCATCAAACTTCAGCTCTCCGACGGGAGACAGTGGCCTGTTCGCTGCCTTTATAGAGGAGGCAGAGCTAAGCTGAGCCAGGGGTGGTTTGAATTCGCGATAGAGAACAACCTTGGCGAGGGAGACGTCTGTGTGTTTGAGCTCCTTCCGATGAAAGAGGTGATACTTCAAGTTACACTGTTTCGCGTCACTGAGGACGATGGATTCTTCAGCCCTCCTCCTCTGCACCAGCTCCAGGCGAGCCAAAATCTCGTGAGTCAATCTAAAATGTTGAACGCTCACATGCATCAGCGCCTCGGCTCGGGTAAACTGATCAGGAACTAA
- the LOC130967698 gene encoding B3 domain-containing transcription factor VRN1, whose translation MPRPSFHKVILTTTLQSKQLRVPDNFLRKYGGELSSFVNLSVPDGSSWRVGLKKVDNKFWFIDGWAEFVQRYSIGVGYLLAFRYEGKSNFSVHIFNLATAEINYQSPTRSSNEGSYFANRLKIFEEMEDEDFTESKPALQNLFNGSKLNSVNWGEGGNALPAKSARDIGLQFNAIEFKKSTDELKLRASFEEKAKKTARKKRKSEPGSAEGQEASDEQEEEREMRIRFYESASARKRTVTAEEREKAVNEAKAFEPSNPFCRVVLRPSYLYRGCIMYLPSCFAEKYLNGVSGFIKLQHPDGRQWPVRCLYRTGRAKLSQGWFEFAIDNNLGEGDVCVFELLRMKEVVLQVTIFRVTDEAEFLSPPLLLTQNENQAKLLRSPMQQHLLTSPKS comes from the exons ATGCCTCGCCCTTCTTTCCATAAGGTTATTCTAACCACCACTCTCCAATCCAAGCAACTG AGAGTACCAGATAATTTTCTGAGAAAATATGGGGGTGAGCTTTCCTCCTTTGTTAACCTGTCTGTTCCCGATGGTAGTTCGTGGCGCGTGGGACTGAAAAAGGTAGACAACAAATTTTGGTTCATTGATGGTTGGGCAGAATTTGTTCAGCGCTATTCCATCGGTGTTGGATACCTTTTAGCTTTCAGATACGAAGGAAAGTCGAATTTCAGTGTTCACATTTTTAATTTGGCTACTGCTGAGATAAATTATCAATCACCCACACGAAGCAGCAATGAAGGATCTTACTTTGCGAATCGCctcaaaatttttgaagaaatgGAAGATGAAGACTTCACTGAATCCAAACCGGCCTTGCAGAATCTATTTAACGGGTCAAAACTTAATAGTGTAAACTGGGGTGAGGGCGGGAATGCTCTTCCTGCGAAAAGTGCCAGAGATATAGGTCTTCAGTTTAATGCAATTGAGTTTAAAAAATCTACTGATGAACTGAAATTGCGTGCTTCTTTCGAGGAAAAGGCCAAAAAAACTGCAAGAAAGAAGCGTAAATCTGAACCTG GAAGTGCAGAAGGCCAGGAAGCTTCTGATGAAcaagaagaggagagagaaatgCGCATTAGATTCTATGAAAGTGCTTCTGCAAGGAAAAGAACCGTGACGGCTGAGGAAAGAGAAAAGGCTGTCAACGAAGCGAAAGCATTTGAACCATCTAATCCTTTCTGCCGGGTTGTCCTGCGGCCCTCCTATCTATATAGGGGATGCATAATG TACTTGCCATCTTGCTTTGCAGAAAAGTATTTGAATGGTGTTTCGGGATTCATCAAACTTCAACACCCTGATGGGAGACAGTGGCCAGTTCGCTGCCTTTATCGAACGGGTAGGGCTAAGTTAAGCCAGGGATGGTTCGAATTTGCGATAGACAACAATCTAGGCGAAGGCGACGTCTGTGTGTTTGAGCTGCTTAgaatgaaggaagtagtgctgCAAGTTACTATATTTCGTGTCACCGACGAGGCAGAATTCTTGAGCCCTCCTTTGCTGCTTACCCAAAATGAGAACCAGGCCAAGCTGTTGAGAAGCCCCATGCAGCAGCATCTCCTTACATCACCTAAAAGTTAG
- the LOC130967702 gene encoding uncharacterized protein LOC130967702, with product MSTSTMMGNATVCTTRRRKRSVYYIAGLNSFGGLKVQNNVTSLGLSLCTEQSFAKVVSSLKGKSRGGGRGGGAASSTRNAAGEIFEIAAIMNGLVLVGVAVGFVLLRIEASLDEAAE from the coding sequence ATGTCTACTTCTACAATGATGGGAAATGCTACTGTTTGCACCACAAGGAGAAGGAAGAGAAGTGTTTACTACATTGCAGGGTTGAATTCTTTTGGAGGATTGAAGGTGCAGAACAATGTCACCTCATTAGGCCTTTCATTGTGCACTGAACAATCCTTTGCAAAGGTTGTGAGTTCATTGAAGGGAAAATCCAGAGGTGGTGGACGAGGAGGAGGAGCTGCATCTTCAACACGCAATGCTGCAGGTGAGATTTTCGAGATTGCAGCCATCATGAATGGACTTGTTCTTGTTGGTGTTGCTGTTGGATTTGTTCTTCTTCGAATCGAAGCATCTCTGGATGAGGCTGCTGAGTGA
- the LOC130965334 gene encoding B3 domain-containing protein REM20-like, producing MNTSAEQSSFFKVFLPQFSSEKLLLPKEHVALTRMKERVPEEFMLRNGRGGAWRVKTSCIGEKVYFDDGWKEFVRDNGIQEACVIIVFNPDGSSTFEFKIFESSMCEKTQTLEEEAAVEMEESSEEEEEEENDDDDDDDDDDDEDYEDEDEDEDEMDHHRAGKAPGKRERGNYNDIKEYGEIIATFIDQHNPYFVFKRNKSRPNELHVPCKLIKEYSITIPETIKLCCKYIKVNSPEKITVESSPWPAFAGRSNKWKDGRVCIKGWGGFCRRNNVNASADTFICELKMSKNMKIVKMIQVYVVKKQP from the exons ATGAATACTTCAGCTGAGCAATCCTCCTTCTTCAAAGTCTTCCTTCCACAGTTTAGCTCTGAAAAATTG CTACTCCCAAAAGAGCATGTGGCATTGACAAGGATGAAAGAAAGGGTACCTGAGGAATTCATGCTGAGAAATGGAAGAGGAGGAGCATGGAGGGTGAAGACAAGTTGCATTGGTGAGAAGGTGTATTTTGATGATGGATGGAAGGAGTTTGTAAGGGATAATGGTATACAAGAAGCTTGtgttattattgttttcaaTCCGGATGGAAGCAGCACATTCGAGTTCAAGATCTTTGAATCATCAATGTGTGAAAAGACACAAACCTTGGAGGAGGAGGCGGCAGTGGAGATGGAGGAGTcatcagaagaagaagaagaagaagaaaatgatgatgatgatgatgatgatgatgatgatgatgaagattaTGAGGATGAGGACGAGGATGAGGATGAGATGGATCATCATAGAGCTGGGAAAGCTCCTGGAAAAAGGGAAA GGGGAAATTACAATGATATTAAGGAGTATGGAGAAATTATTGCAACTTTTATTGATCAACACAACCCATACTTTGTTTTCAAAAGGAACAAATCCAGACCCAATGAACTG CATGTTCCATGTAAGCTCATTAAGGAGTACTCCATTACCATCCCAGAAACTATTAAATTATGTTGCAAG TATATCAAAGTGAACTCGCCGGAGAAGATTACCGTTGAGAGTAGTCCTTGGCCTGCTTTCGCCGGAAGATCGAACAAATGGAAAGACGGTCGAGTTTGCATTAAAGGGTGGGGAGGATTTTGCAGAAGGAACAATGTAAATGCAAGTGCTGATACTTTCATATGTGAACTGAAGATGAGTAAGAATATGAAAATAGTAAAAATGATACAGGTCTATGTTGTTAAGAAACAACCTTAG